A single window of Amphiura filiformis chromosome 17, Afil_fr2py, whole genome shotgun sequence DNA harbors:
- the LOC140138099 gene encoding uncharacterized protein, protein MEFGRSLMQREFCLEETSTHLNNASGAVPKKVFDYQISVMEERERNPEHWYRYVVNDRYMNAVAKVAEFIGCCKENLVLVETTTSGINAVAKAMSWEAGDAILCTDHTYGANINLVQHVAKENKGLDVIQMHIPLPLEHEDEVIKAYADVIEKSHKIKLAIIDHISSASAIMFPVKKLVDLCREKGVMTLIDGAHCPGQVQLDLENLGADYYIGNLHKWMFCPRGCALLWIHPSHHDTTHPIITSASIFHTNLQQRFSQQATRDPIPYLTAPKAIEFCLSLGGLDAIVARNSKLVKWAASMLSEAWTSTCLPIPISMRAPFMILIGLPDTKVTRQYELEAKELKCPTLMKVIYEKHRVFTAISYFMGKLWCRVSVQVHNCQEDYYKLRDAILDVLKDEP, encoded by the exons ATG GAGTTTGGAAGAAGTTTAATGCAACGTGAATTTTGTTTGGAGGAAACTTCTACTCATTTGAATAATGCAAGTGGAGCAGTTCCAAAGaaagtttttgactatcaaatcAG TGTGATGGAAGAGCGTGAGAGAAATCCGGAACATTGGTATCGTTATGTCGTTAATGATCGCTATATGAACGCCGTAGCCAAGGTTGCTGAATTCATAGGGTGTTGCAAAGAGAACTTAGTACTGGTGGAAACCACTACTTCTG GAATAAATGCCGTTGCCAAGGCAATGTCATGGGAAGCAGGCGATGCCATCTTATGCACTGACCACACATACGGGGCCAACATCAACTTAGTTCAGCATGTAGCCAAGGAAAACAAAG GTTTAGACGTAATTCAGATGCATATTCCCCTGCCACTTGAACACGAGGATGAAGTTATAAAAGCATATGCCGATGTAATCGAGAAATCCCACAAAATCAAATTAGCAATAATCGATCACATCTCATCTGCGAGTGCAATAATGTTTCCCGTTAAGAAATTGGTAGATCTTTGTCGTGAGAAAGGTGTCATGACTCTTATCGACGGAGCACATTGTCCAGGACAAGTTCAACTTGATTTGGAAAACTTAGGAGCTGATTATTACATCG GTAATTTGCATAAATGGATGTTTTGTCCCCGTGGTTGCGCGTTACTATGGATACATCCCAGTCATCACGATACCACGCATCCAATCATTACCAGCGCCAGCATATTCCATACCAATCTTCAACAAAG GTTTTCTCAGCAAGCCACTCGAGACCCTATACCATATCTAACCGCACCCAAAGCCATAGAATTCTGTCTCAGTCTCGGTGGACTT GATGCTATCGTAGCACGCAACAGCAAACTCGTCAAATGGGCCGCCTCTATGTTATCTGAAGCTTGGACCTCTACATGCCTACCAATTCCTATTTCAATGAGGGCGCCGTTCATGATACTGATCGGTCTTCCAGATACAAAAGTCACACGGCAATATGAGCTCGAAGCCAAAGAACTCAAATGCCCAACTTTAATGAAAGTAATATATGAAAAACATCGTGTTTTCACAGCAATATCTTACTTTATGGGAAAACTGTGGTGTAGAGTTTCAGTACAGGTTCACAATTGCCAAGAGGACTACTATAAACTAAGGGATGCCATTCTGGATGTTCTTAAAGACGAACCATGA